GCACCGCGGAGAGCACCACGCTCCGCCGGGCGCCGAGGGCACGCATGATCGCCACGTCGCGCGTCCGTTCCAGCGACGAGCCGATCATGCTCACCAGGATCCCGATCGCCGACACGAGCACCACCATCGCCGTCACCAGCAACAGCAGCAGTTCCAGCGGCCGGACGAACAGGTCGAGGAGTTGACGGATCTCGCCGACGGGGAGCACCGCCTGGGCGTCGCGCCCCTCGTTGATCGCCGTCCGCAGGACCATCGCCGACAGCTCCGCCGGCAGCGACGGCATGCCGGGGAGCCCGGGCTGGGAGGACGTCTCGAGGAGGATCGCGGTCACCTCGCGCTGCGCCTCGGGGAGGGGCGCGGGGCGGCCGAGAGCCGACGGCGGCGGCGGTGGGGGCGGCTCGACCCCCTCGGGAAGCGGCTTGGCGTGGCCGTCCTGGAGATAGAACCCCTCCATGTTGACGAACACGCCGCGGTCGATCGGCGTGTCGGTCCGGGCGAGGATCCCGACGACCCGGAACGGATCGTGGACCGGGCCATTGTCGGCGCCGTGCGTCGGCGAAAACGTATCGCCGACGGCGAGCCGCAACTTCGCGGCGACGGTGGCGCCGAGCACGCCGGCGAAATAGTCGTCGTCGCGGAAATTGCCCCCCGCCGCGAACACGAACGGTTCGCCGTCGCCGCGGGTCAGCTCGCCGAAGAACGCGGCGTCGGTCCCGATCACGCGGAACGAGTTGAAATAGTCCCCCATGCAGATCGGCACGGCAGTCTTCGTGCTCGCGGCGAACCGGCCGTCGACACCGTCGGCGCGGCGCGCGGCCGGGAGGAACTCGGCGTAGAACGCCCAGGGGACGTTCTCGATCGGCTTGCTGATGAAGTAGACGCTGTTGAGCACCAGCTGCAGTGGGCTCCCCTTGGCGCCGACGATCATGTTGTAGCCCAGCCCGGCACCGCTCTCGAACGCCTTCTGCACCAGCCCCGCGGTGACCAGCGTCGCCACGACCAGTGCCACGCCCAGCGCCAACGACAGGCTCGTCAGCAGGCTGGTGAGGGGCCGCTGCCGGATGCTGCGCCAGGCGATGCCGAGGATCCCCATCGGTGTCACTCCCCTCCGACCGTCGCCCGGGCATGCCCCGCGGCGGCGCGGTTGAAGTGCTCGAGCCGCAGCCGCCGGGGAAACAGCCCCGCCACCTCCGGCGCGTGGGTCACGACCACCAGCGCCACGCCGTGCGCCGAACAGGTGTCGCGGAGCAGGTCGATGACCTGCGCCTGGTGGGCGGGATCGACGCTCGCGGTCGGTTCGTCGGCGAGCACGACGCGCGGCCGGTTGGCCAGTGCCCGGGCGACCGCGACGCGCTGCTGCTGGCCGACCGAGAGCTGGGCGGGACGGTAGCCGAGGCGGTGGGAGAGGCCGACCGCGTCGAGCAGGCCCTCGGCCCGGCGCCGGTCGGGGCGATCGGAACCGAACGACATCGCGACCAGCACGTTTTCCAGGGCGGTGAATCCGGGGAGGAGATTGAACGACTGGAACACGAGGCCGAGCTTGTCGGCGCGGAGCCGGTCGCGCTGCGGCTCCGCCAGCCTGGTGATGTCGATGCCGTCGACGAGGACGTGGCCGGTGTCGGGGCGGAGGATGCCGGCGATCACGTTGAGGAGTGTCGACTTGCCGGAACCGCTCGCCCCCTCGAGCGCCACCTGCGCGCCGGCCGGGATCGTCAACTCGGGCACGTCGAGGATCTCGACGCGGCCCCCCTCGGGCTGCGGAAACGACTTGCGGACGCCGGCGAGTTCGATGACGGGCGTGGTCATGACGAGAATGTACGCGGCGGGCGACGACGGCGTCACGGGCACAGTGGCGCGGGGGGCGCCGGCGATTTGAGCGGCCGGCGGTGGGAGGTGTATATTCCGCCCGCGTTTTCCCCTCCGTTTCGTCTCGCGCCGGCGCCCGAGGGCCGGTTCACCGCAGCAGGAGCGATCTCGTGCCCATCCGCGTCGGTATCAACGGTTTCGGTCGCATCGGCCGCCTCACCTACCGTGCCATCTACGAGAAGTACGGCCTCGGCGGCGACGTGCAGGTGGCGGCCCTCAACGATCTCACCGACGCCAAGACCAACGCGCATCTCCTCGAGTTCGACTCCAACTACGGCCCGTTCAAGGGTGCCGTCGGGCACGACGGCAACGACCTGGTCGTCGACGGCCAGAAGGTCCACGTCTTCGCCGAGCGTGACCCCGGCGCGATCCCGTGGGGCAGCCAGGGGGTGCAGATCGTCGTCGAGAGCACCGGGTTGTTCACCGACGCGACCAAGGCGGCGGCCCACCGGCGCGACAGCGTCAAGAAGGTCGTGATCTCGGCACCGGCCAAGAACGAGGATCTGACCCTCGTCCTCGGCGTCAACAACGAGATGTACGACCCGAAGAAGCACCACGTCATCTCCAACGCCTCGTGCACCACCAACGGGCTGGCGCCCGTCGCCAAGGTGCTCCACGAGACGTTCGGCATCGACCGCGGGCTGCTGACCACGGTCCACGCCTACACCAACTCCCAGAAGACGGTCGACACCGCCGCCAAGGACCTCCGCGACGCGCGCGCCGCGGCCCTGAACATCGTCCCCTCGAGCACCGGTGCCGCCCGGGCGGTGGGGCTGGTGATCCCGGCCCTGCAGGGGAAGTTCACCGGGATGGCGTTCCGTGTCCCGGTGCCGACGGTGAGCATCGTCGACTTCACCGCGCTCCTCCTCCGCGAAGCGTCGCCGGCCGACATCAACGCGGTGATGAAGAAGGCCGCCGACGGGCCGCTGAAGGGAATCCTCCGCTACTCCGACAAGGAGCTGGTCTCGACCGACCTCAAGGGGGATCCGCACAGCTCGATCTTCTCGGCGGTCGACACCATCGGTCTCGGCAACTTCGTCAAGGTGGTGAGCTGGTACGACAACGAGTGGGGGTACTCCAACCGCGTCGCCGACCTGCTCAACTTCCTCGAGGACCGTGGGCTGTAGCGGACCGCCACGTCACCGTCTCGTCGCCACGTCACCGTCTCGTCGCCACGTCACCGTCTCGTCGCCACGTCACCGTCTCGTCGCCACGAGCGCGTCAGCGGTGAACGTCCGGCCGTCGAGCGTCACGAGCGAGACGATCACCCGGACGTGGTCGGCGACCGGAGCCCGGCTGCGCCACGGCAGCGAGAAGTGCAGCCCCCGCGCCCGTGACGTCGCGCGGAAGTGACCGTTGACTTCCGCTTCGGGGATCGTGACCTGCACCAGGCACGCCTCGGC
This region of Planctomycetota bacterium genomic DNA includes:
- the gap gene encoding type I glyceraldehyde-3-phosphate dehydrogenase, with amino-acid sequence MRVGINGFGRIGRLTYRAIYEKYGLGGDVQVAALNDLTDAKTNAHLLEFDSNYGPFKGAVGHDGNDLVVDGQKVHVFAERDPGAIPWGSQGVQIVVESTGLFTDATKAAAHRRDSVKKVVISAPAKNEDLTLVLGVNNEMYDPKKHHVISNASCTTNGLAPVAKVLHETFGIDRGLLTTVHAYTNSQKTVDTAAKDLRDARAAALNIVPSSTGAARAVGLVIPALQGKFTGMAFRVPVPTVSIVDFTALLLREASPADINAVMKKAADGPLKGILRYSDKELVSTDLKGDPHSSIFSAVDTIGLGNFVKVVSWYDNEWGYSNRVADLLNFLEDRGL
- a CDS encoding ABC transporter ATP-binding protein, producing MTTPVIELAGVRKSFPQPEGGRVEILDVPELTIPAGAQVALEGASGSGKSTLLNVIAGILRPDTGHVLVDGIDITRLAEPQRDRLRADKLGLVFQSFNLLPGFTALENVLVAMSFGSDRPDRRRAEGLLDAVGLSHRLGYRPAQLSVGQQQRVAVARALANRPRVVLADEPTASVDPAHQAQVIDLLRDTCSAHGVALVVVTHAPEVAGLFPRRLRLEHFNRAAAGHARATVGGE
- a CDS encoding ABC transporter permease yields the protein MGILGIAWRSIRQRPLTSLLTSLSLALGVALVVATLVTAGLVQKAFESGAGLGYNMIVGAKGSPLQLVLNSVYFISKPIENVPWAFYAEFLPAARRADGVDGRFAASTKTAVPICMGDYFNSFRVIGTDAAFFGELTRGDGEPFVFAAGGNFRDDDYFAGVLGATVAAKLRLAVGDTFSPTHGADNGPVHDPFRVVGILARTDTPIDRGVFVNMEGFYLQDGHAKPLPEGVEPPPPPPPSALGRPAPLPEAQREVTAILLETSSQPGLPGMPSLPAELSAMVLRTAINEGRDAQAVLPVGEIRQLLDLFVRPLELLLLLVTAMVVLVSAIGILVSMIGSSLERTRDVAIMRALGARRSVVLSAVLAEAVLLAVGGGLAGWILGHLLVGALGPWISTNAGVSASVLSAAPRTELLLVPGLVLVGIVAALVPAIAAYRTDVARWLQGPG